The Henckelia pumila isolate YLH828 chromosome 2, ASM3356847v2, whole genome shotgun sequence genome includes a window with the following:
- the LOC140884681 gene encoding uncharacterized protein, with amino-acid sequence MEQGTTLQLLKNIVPAAQNNINTRFIVLDKGTVVLEGQQKTCLALVADETAAVHFQFWGDECDAFEGGDIIILVNGIFSYSRNNLILRAGKRGKVEKVGEFTLAYVETPNMSEIQWVPCLRDPKRYVQQAVISSHSRLFPPPR; translated from the coding sequence ATGGAGCAAGGAACAACTCTACAGCTTTTGAAGAACATTGTGCCAGCGGCACAAAACAACATAAACACCAGATTCATTGTCTTGGACAAAGGGACAGTGGTACTGGAAGGACAACAAAAGACTTGCCTTGCGCTAGTGGCGGATGAAACGGCTGCTGTGCACTTCCAATTTTGGGGGGACGAGTGCGATGCTTTTGAGGGAGGCGACATCATAATCCTTGTGAATGGCATATTTTCATATAGTCGGAACAATCTGATTTTGAGGgctggtaagagagggaaggtGGAGAAAGTGGGGGAATTCACCTTGGCTTATGTGGAGACACCCAACATGAGCGAGATACAGTGGGTGCCTTGTCTCCGTGATCCGAAGAGATACGTGCAGCAAGCTGTCATCTCTTCCCATTCCCGCTTGTTCCCTCCACCACGTTGA
- the LOC140878060 gene encoding RING-H2 finger protein ATL66-like gives MDTTSPMPPSSSFQIRSRYLSAEYNVDSNMQINGTTLFFIGVILLSIIFLLTPIFLCARWAIQRCRNSPPPSNSSTHMASLPPKPTLGLDPVAINDIPVVTYGSTAAEASPGGAECCICLGIYGDEDEVKILPQCRHCFHKECVDEWLKNQSSCPLCRDMLRVGSLV, from the coding sequence ATGGACACTACTTCTCCTATGCCGCCGTCTTCATCGTTTCAAATCCGCTCCCGCTATCTATCGGCTGAATACAACGTGGACTCAAACATGCAAATTAACGGCACTACTCTCTTTTTCATCGGCGTGATACTTCTCTCCATCATTTTCTTACTCACCCCGATCTTCCTCTGCGCGAGGTGGGCCATCCAAAGGTGTCGAAATTCTCCGCCTCCCTCGAATTCCAGCACCCACATGGCGTCGCTGCCGCCGAAGCCAACACTGGGCCTCGACCCGGTGGCTATCAATGACATACCAGTTGTGACGTACGGCTCGACGGCGGCGGAGGCTAGCCCCGGAGGAGCTGAGTGCTGTATATGCCTCGGAATCTATGGAGACGAGGATGAGGTTAAGATTCTGCCGCAATGTCGCCATTGCTTTCACAAGGAGTGTGTGGATGAATGGCTGAAGAATCAGTCGAGCTGCCCGCTGTGTCGTGACATGCTTCGAGTTGGCTCTCTTGTTTGA